The following proteins are co-located in the Castanea sativa cultivar Marrone di Chiusa Pesio chromosome 8, ASM4071231v1 genome:
- the LOC142608208 gene encoding pentatricopeptide repeat-containing protein At1g11290, chloroplastic-like, with product MSLRSSASQIRCTLWKAAKAANRVVSRAPMTHTFHSDTDPEHDFVCSIEKLSRPVDLDLLAQFQIHGYGTLLNPQVLNKFMSFCAKLGLLHIGIQGHSIIIKMGFGSNVYICSALVDMYGKCGEISSAQKLFDEMPQRNVVTWNSLVSGYLHVRCPGIAVDLFLEMLRAGIAPTPFSVSAVLVGCSQLEAKRLGTQVHGLSLKAGFCYNVVVGTGLVDMYSKCCSVDDSRRVFDQMLDKNILSWSSMVTGYAQNQQPDEAMVLVKDMLHWDLKPNYVTYNSLLSSFSSPNYLDHCKQIHCRVIQDGLESNAYIVVTLAIAYSECGGSLEEFWKICLSVTKWDQISWNAVIAGFSNLGYGEESLKCFFEMRLAGVDVDFFTFTSILKAVGIISALEEGKQVHALVFKSGHAANLYVQNGLVSMYARCGAIDDSKRVFISMDRHDVISWNALLSGCAYHGYGRETVQLFEEMRRTHIEPDNTTFLAVLTACSHAGLQDKGLEYFNLMRNDYFLEPPQMEHYATIVDLFGRAGNLHEAEAFINSMPIEPGLTVYKAILSACQVHGNKEIALRSVNKILELCPNDPATYVLLSNVLETGGYWDDASKVRKLMCDSGVRKTPGYSWI from the coding sequence ATGAGCTTGCGATCGTCTGCTTCTCAAATACGGTGCACCCTGTGGAAAGCAGCAAAAGCAGCAAATCGGGTGGTTTCCCGCGCTCCAATGACCCACACTTTCCACAGTGACACTGACCCAGAACACGATTTTGTATGctctatcgagaagctatcgaggccAGTTGATTTGGACCTTTTGGCTCAGTTTCAAATACATGGGTATGGGACTCTACTCAACCCTCAAGTTCTCAACAAATTCATGTCCTTTTGTGCCAAATTGGGACTTCTTCATATTGGAATTCAAGGCcattcaattattattaaaatgggTTTCGGTTCAAATGTGTATATATGCAGTGCTCTTGTAGATATGTATGGTAAATGTGGAGAAATTTCAAGCGCTCAGaaattgtttgatgaaatgcctCAGAGAAATGTAGTCACTTGGAATTCTTTGGTTTCTGGGTATTTGCATGTTAGGTGCCCGGGAATTGCTGTTGATTTATTTTTGGAGATGTTGCGAGCGGGGATAGCTCCAACTCCATTCAGTGTTTCGGCCGTTTTGGTGGGTTGTTCGCAATTGGAAGCTAAAAGGCTTGGAACTCAGGTGCACGGTCTAAGTTTAAAAGCAGGATTTTGCTATAATGTTGTCGTGGGAACAGGTTTAGTTGATATGTATTCAAAGTGCTGCAGTGTGGATGATTCAAGGCGGGTATTTGATCAAATGTTGGATAAAAATATCTTAAGTTGGAGTTCCATGGTTACTGGCTATGCGCAAAATCAACAACCAGATGAGGCGATGGTCTTAGTAAAAGATATGCTGCATTGGGATCTTAAGCCAAATTATGTAACTTATAATAGTTTGCTGAGTTCATTTTCTAGTCCCAATTATTTGGATCATTGCAAGCAGATTCATTGCCGTGTAATTCAGGATGGTTTAGAGTCCAATGCATATATAGTGGTTACCCTTGCGATTGCATATTCGGAATGTGGTGGTAGCTTGGAGGAATTTTGGAAGATTTGTTTGAGTGTCACAAAATGGGATCAAATCTCATGGAACGCAGTCATTGCTGGGTTTTCTAATTTAGGGTATGGTGAGGAGTCCTTGAAATGCTTCTTTGAAATGAGGTTGGCTGGTGTTGATGTAGACTTCTTCACATTTACAAGCATTTTAAAAGCTGTTGGAATTATTTCAGCTCTTGAAGAGGGGAAGCAGGTCCATGCTTTGGTTTTCAAAAGTGGACACGCTGCAAATTTATATGTCCAAAACGGGCTTGTTTCCATGTATGCAAGATGCGGTGCTATTGATGATTCTAAGAGAGTATTTATATCAATGGACAGACATGATGTGATTTCCTGGAACGCTCTTCTTTCTGGTTGTGCTTATCATGGGTATGGTAGAGAGACTGTTCAATTGTTTGAAGAGATGAGAAGAACTCACATTGAGCCAGATAATACCACCTTCCTGGCTGTGCTCACTGCTTGTAGTCATGCAGGTTTGCAGGACAAAGGGCTTGAATACTTTAATTTGATGAGAAATGATTATTTTCTTGAACCTCCCCAAATGGAGCATTACGCTACAATTGTTGATCTTTTTGGTCGAGCTGGGAATCTCCATGAGGCAGAAGCCTTTATCAATAGCATGCCAATAGAGCCAGGACTGACGGTCTACAAAGCTATTCTTAGTGCTTGTCAAGTTCATGGAAATAAGGAAATTGCTTTACGTTCTGTAAATAAGATCCTGGAGCTGTGCCCGAATGACCCTGCAACTTATGTGTTGCTATCAAATGTGTTGGAGACGGGGGGTTACTGGGATGATGCATCCAAAGTACGGAAGCTCATGTGTGATTCAGGAGTGAGGAAAACTCCTGGTTATAGTTGGATTTGA